A genomic segment from Pyrodictium occultum encodes:
- the dnaG gene encoding DNA primase DnaG translates to MKYLIKAKVEVEGLVNRHDIIGAIFGQTENLFGEEFDLRELQERGRIGRVQLEVRHQGTKTYGEITVPSNLDRVETALVAAMLELVEKVGPYKARVHVYDIIDVRAEKIKKIVERAKEILRIWSLEKTPDLREVLREISESVKRGEVISYGPEKLPAGPDVDKSDEIIIVEGRADVINLLRYGYRNVIALEGARGKIPDTIIKLAKTKKAIAFVDGDHGGDLILWELLRTADIDYVARAPPGKEVEELTGKEIVRALRNLVPAREYLAILERKLKGKPEKPVEAKPEEREAKQPEAVAEKPAPPQPQQPSAPAAAPKAEPVVQVEVERVELPANVVEEIKKLSGTLEAILYDREWRPLEKVPVRDIYNVLEKIEPGKVYAIVYDGIVTQRMLDLASEKQVKLLIANRLGSIERRPPGVSVLTFSDVAS, encoded by the coding sequence TTGAAGTACCTTATAAAGGCGAAGGTGGAAGTAGAGGGCCTAGTAAACAGGCACGACATAATAGGCGCTATATTCGGACAGACAGAGAATCTTTTCGGAGAGGAGTTCGATCTCCGCGAGCTGCAAGAGAGGGGCCGTATAGGCCGCGTTCAGTTGGAGGTGCGGCACCAGGGCACTAAGACCTACGGCGAGATAACGGTACCCTCCAATCTCGACAGGGTAGAGACAGCGCTCGTAGCAGCGATGCTCGAGCTTGTAGAGAAGGTAGGCCCCTACAAGGCCAGGGTACATGTCTACGACATCATTGACGTTAGGGCGGAGAAGATAAAGAAGATCGTGGAGAGGGCTAAGGAGATACTCCGCATATGGTCCCTCGAGAAGACGCCGGACCTCCGAGAGGTCCTCAGGGAGATAAGCGAGTCGGTTAAGCGCGGCGAAGTCATATCCTATGGGCCCGAGAAGCTCCCGGCGGGTCCCGATGTGGACAAGAGCGACGAGATAATCATAGTAGAGGGTAGAGCCGATGTAATCAACCTGCTCCGCTACGGCTACCGGAACGTGATAGCTCTCGAGGGCGCCAGGGGTAAGATACCAGACACCATAATAAAGCTCGCCAAGACGAAGAAAGCCATAGCCTTCGTGGACGGCGACCATGGAGGCGACTTGATACTCTGGGAGCTCCTCCGCACGGCAGACATAGACTATGTTGCCAGGGCCCCGCCCGGCAAGGAGGTGGAGGAACTAACGGGCAAGGAGATAGTCCGTGCTCTCCGCAACCTTGTGCCGGCGCGCGAGTACCTGGCCATCCTGGAGCGTAAGCTTAAGGGTAAACCCGAGAAGCCGGTTGAGGCTAAGCCCGAGGAGAGGGAGGCCAAGCAGCCCGAGGCGGTTGCCGAGAAGCCTGCACCTCCTCAGCCTCAGCAGCCCTCGGCACCCGCCGCAGCCCCCAAGGCGGAGCCGGTAGTCCAGGTGGAGGTCGAGCGTGTAGAGCTGCCCGCTAACGTGGTGGAGGAGATAAAGAAGCTTAGCGGCACCCTTGAGGCAATCCTATATGACAGGGAGTGGAGGCCCCTGGAGAAGGTGCCGGTGAGAGACATATACAATGTGCTGGAGAAGATAGAGCCGGGCAAGGTCTACGCGATAGTCTATGACGGCATTGTAACCCAGCGCATGCTTGATCTCGCGTCAGAGAAGCAGGTGAAGCTGCTCATAGCCAACCGTCTAGGCTCGATAGAGCGCAGGCCTCCAGGGGTTAGCGTGCTAACCTTCAGCGACGTAGCCTCCTAA
- a CDS encoding tyrosine--tRNA ligase codes for MTPEERLRLITRNTVEVVTLEELKARLEAGEKLKGYIGFEPSGLFHIGWLVWANKVRDMIDAGVEFYLLAATWHAWINDKLGGDMDLIRKAARHVIDVLEAIGVPRSRVKVVDAEDLVSDKDYWAILLRVAKHNTLARIKRALTIMGRRAEEAELDFSKLIYPAMQVTDIFYLDVDIALGGTDQRKAHMLARDTAEKLGRKKPIAIHTPLLTGLQGIGRMNPSEVSEEEHAVNFKMSKSKPDTAIFVYDPPEEIEKKLRRAYCPAREVRYNPVLEINRYLLFSRPGFKLVIERPEKYGGTIVVESYEDLEKIYREGKLHPLDLKKATAKALAEMLEPVRRYFEQNPEARRILEELKKAAITR; via the coding sequence GTGACGCCGGAGGAGAGGCTGAGGCTCATAACGCGGAACACCGTGGAGGTCGTCACGCTCGAGGAGCTGAAGGCCAGGCTTGAGGCCGGGGAGAAGCTGAAGGGCTACATAGGTTTTGAGCCCAGCGGCCTCTTCCACATAGGCTGGCTCGTCTGGGCCAACAAGGTAAGGGATATGATTGATGCAGGGGTTGAGTTCTATCTGCTCGCTGCCACCTGGCATGCGTGGATAAACGACAAGCTTGGCGGCGACATGGATCTGATACGCAAGGCCGCCCGCCATGTTATAGATGTGCTGGAGGCTATAGGGGTGCCCCGCTCCCGTGTAAAGGTTGTTGACGCCGAGGATCTCGTGTCGGACAAGGACTACTGGGCGATACTCCTCCGCGTGGCTAAGCACAACACCCTGGCGAGGATTAAGAGGGCGCTCACCATAATGGGGCGTAGGGCCGAGGAGGCTGAGCTGGACTTCTCCAAGCTTATCTACCCGGCTATGCAGGTGACGGACATATTCTACCTGGACGTCGATATAGCCCTCGGGGGCACCGACCAGCGCAAGGCCCACATGCTCGCCAGAGATACAGCGGAGAAGCTCGGCAGGAAGAAGCCTATAGCTATCCACACGCCGCTGCTCACAGGGCTACAGGGCATAGGGAGGATGAATCCCAGCGAGGTGAGCGAGGAGGAGCACGCGGTAAACTTCAAGATGAGCAAGTCAAAGCCCGACACCGCCATATTCGTCTACGACCCGCCAGAGGAGATCGAGAAGAAGCTGCGCCGCGCCTATTGCCCTGCCCGGGAGGTCCGCTACAACCCGGTGCTGGAGATAAACAGATACCTCCTCTTCTCAAGGCCGGGCTTCAAGCTTGTAATAGAGAGGCCCGAGAAGTACGGTGGCACAATAGTTGTTGAGAGCTATGAGGATCTCGAGAAGATTTACCGGGAGGGTAAGCTGCACCCGCTGGACCTCAAGAAGGCTACTGCTAAGGCGCTAGCGGAGATGCTCGAGCCCGTGAGGAGATACTTTGAACAGAACCCGGAGGCCCGGAGGATACTGGAAGAACTAAAAAAGGCTGCCATCACACGATAA
- the pheT gene encoding phenylalanine--tRNA ligase subunit beta yields MPVLRFKPGRVEEVFGVSLEKALEVMEKLKIGVEVDEQGYVEAEIEVDRPDMYSLEGIARQAKGLLGVETGLPRYTVVESGYRIEAGEVSSRPYIAGAVIWDVNVDEDFLEELIQFQEKLHVSHGGRRRRVAIGIHDLDKLPSRSLRYELAGVGEVRFRPLHRDKVMTLKEVLSETSQGREYGSISLVDGRHPVLYSGGEVISAPPVINADLTKVEPGTRHLFIDVTGTELKPVLDVLSILAANLAERSRSRRIGLVEVHAPWGRLSEPRLEPSRMELEVRYASRIIGVEMGAEEAAEALRRMRFGATVLDESRVMASVPRYRVDILHPVDLVEEIALAIGLDRLAPVKPRLMLRGQLLPVRAWEREARLILVGHGFVEMYSYSLTSCRDQVELAAVDQSRLVVIENPVGEGSGCYRASLLPQLLRAAAANQHAVPLRVFEAGEVLLAGGGDPERRVEHRRRLALLYMAEKAGYEDIQAVVYSLLRLLGDEIAEVRPTSHPLLIEGRAAELRSRDGVYGVMGEVRPEVLEKLGIVYPVAVAELDYTGLAEPGGPGAAVPRP; encoded by the coding sequence ATGCCGGTGCTCCGGTTTAAACCTGGCAGGGTGGAGGAGGTTTTCGGCGTAAGCCTCGAGAAGGCACTAGAGGTTATGGAGAAGCTCAAGATAGGGGTTGAGGTCGACGAGCAGGGCTACGTTGAGGCAGAGATAGAGGTAGATAGGCCTGACATGTACAGCCTAGAAGGCATAGCTAGGCAGGCCAAGGGGCTCCTCGGTGTAGAGACCGGGCTCCCACGGTACACGGTGGTGGAGAGCGGCTACCGCATAGAAGCCGGGGAGGTCTCCTCCAGGCCCTACATAGCCGGGGCCGTCATATGGGACGTCAACGTGGACGAGGACTTCCTGGAGGAGCTTATACAGTTCCAGGAGAAGCTGCATGTAAGCCACGGTGGCCGCCGCAGAAGGGTTGCCATCGGCATACATGACCTGGATAAGCTGCCGTCCAGGAGCCTTCGCTACGAGCTGGCAGGCGTCGGCGAGGTGAGGTTTCGGCCACTTCACCGCGACAAGGTGATGACGCTCAAGGAGGTCCTCTCAGAGACCAGCCAGGGGAGAGAGTACGGCTCAATATCGCTGGTGGACGGTAGGCACCCGGTCCTCTACTCCGGCGGCGAGGTGATAAGCGCACCCCCGGTGATAAACGCTGACTTGACGAAAGTGGAGCCTGGAACAAGGCACCTGTTCATAGATGTTACTGGCACTGAGCTGAAGCCGGTGCTGGACGTGTTATCCATATTGGCTGCGAACCTCGCCGAGAGGAGTAGGAGCCGGAGAATAGGCCTAGTGGAGGTACACGCCCCCTGGGGCAGGCTCAGCGAGCCACGGCTAGAGCCCTCCCGTATGGAGCTCGAGGTCCGCTACGCCTCGAGGATTATAGGCGTGGAGATGGGTGCGGAGGAGGCCGCCGAGGCGCTTAGAAGGATGAGGTTCGGCGCCACGGTGCTCGACGAGAGCCGCGTCATGGCTAGTGTGCCCCGCTACAGGGTGGACATACTCCACCCCGTGGACCTGGTGGAGGAGATAGCGCTCGCCATAGGCCTCGACCGGCTCGCCCCCGTGAAGCCGAGGCTCATGCTCCGGGGCCAGCTGCTCCCCGTAAGGGCCTGGGAGAGGGAGGCACGGCTCATACTGGTGGGCCACGGCTTTGTGGAGATGTACTCCTACAGCCTCACGAGCTGCAGGGACCAGGTAGAGCTAGCGGCCGTGGACCAGTCGAGGCTGGTGGTCATCGAGAACCCTGTAGGAGAGGGGAGCGGCTGCTACCGGGCCTCCCTCCTCCCCCAGCTGCTACGCGCCGCGGCCGCCAACCAGCACGCTGTGCCCCTCCGCGTGTTCGAGGCCGGCGAGGTGCTCCTGGCTGGCGGCGGGGACCCGGAGAGGAGGGTGGAGCACCGGCGTCGGCTAGCCCTGCTCTACATGGCTGAGAAGGCCGGCTACGAGGATATCCAGGCGGTCGTCTACAGCCTCCTAAGGCTCCTGGGCGATGAGATAGCTGAGGTGAGGCCTACGAGCCACCCCCTACTCATAGAGGGCCGGGCGGCGGAGCTGCGTAGCCGTGACGGTGTATACGGGGTCATGGGGGAGGTTAGGCCGGAGGTGCTGGAGAAGCTCGGCATAGTATACCCCGTAGCTGTCGCGGAGCTAGACTACACGGGGCTAGCCGAGCCAGGCGGGCCGGGCGCCGCTGTCCCCCGCCCCTAA
- a CDS encoding phenylalanine--tRNA ligase subunit alpha, with amino-acid sequence MGARIPVSESEYRLLERLVGRVEPGKPYTTEALARLTGLDRSQVEALARLLAEKGLLQLEERVSERYRLTEEAERYLREGFPEERLARLLAEHGGRMPVEEARRLLGGEFGIAMANASRKGWVRVESGEIVLAAEPPLVAEERRLLERLSRGERVSGDDLRMLRRRRLVEPVKEKATFITLEEPPEKLLGRVEVEVGALTRRMLETGEWRRVRLRRYNVAAEPPRLYPGRLHFFRQLIEHIRDVMKELGFVEVEEPPVELEFWNYDVLFQPQYHPARSPTDTFYLRQPREGEPPRELAEMVRRAHEEGLAGSRGWGYRWDPSRAARLILRSHTTAVSARVLAQRPRPPFRFFSIGRVYRVETVDPHHLPEFHQVDGIASEDGVSLRWLMGMLGELLERLGLREYRFRPAYFPFTEPSLEGYVRVGSQWLEVLGAGLFRPEMLAALGIDYPVAAWGMGIERLAMALYGLSDIRQLYSSDARFLSTIPSRWRLYAGAPV; translated from the coding sequence TTGGGAGCGAGGATACCCGTTTCAGAGTCTGAGTACCGGCTTCTAGAGCGGCTTGTAGGCAGGGTTGAGCCGGGGAAGCCCTACACCACGGAGGCTCTGGCGAGGCTTACCGGCCTCGACCGCAGCCAGGTGGAGGCTCTGGCAAGGCTCCTGGCGGAGAAGGGGCTCCTGCAGCTGGAGGAGCGTGTCTCTGAGCGCTATAGGCTAACCGAGGAGGCTGAGAGGTACCTCCGCGAGGGCTTCCCGGAGGAGAGGCTGGCCCGCCTCCTAGCAGAGCACGGGGGGAGAATGCCTGTAGAGGAGGCCAGGAGGCTGCTGGGCGGTGAGTTCGGCATAGCTATGGCTAACGCCTCCCGGAAGGGTTGGGTACGCGTCGAGTCTGGTGAGATAGTCCTCGCCGCCGAGCCGCCTCTGGTTGCTGAGGAGCGTCGTCTCCTGGAGAGGCTTAGCCGGGGTGAGCGCGTCTCCGGCGATGACCTCAGGATGCTCCGCCGCCGCAGGCTGGTCGAGCCGGTGAAGGAGAAGGCGACGTTTATCACCCTGGAGGAGCCGCCGGAGAAGCTGCTCGGCAGGGTAGAGGTGGAGGTGGGTGCGCTAACACGCCGGATGCTCGAGACGGGCGAGTGGCGTAGGGTTAGGCTGCGCCGCTACAACGTCGCCGCCGAGCCGCCGCGCCTCTACCCGGGCCGCCTCCACTTCTTCCGCCAGCTCATAGAGCATATACGCGATGTCATGAAGGAGCTCGGCTTCGTGGAGGTCGAGGAGCCGCCGGTGGAGCTGGAGTTCTGGAACTATGACGTGCTCTTCCAGCCACAGTACCACCCGGCCCGCTCCCCGACGGACACGTTCTACCTGCGCCAGCCCAGGGAGGGAGAGCCGCCCCGAGAGCTCGCTGAGATGGTTAGGAGGGCCCACGAGGAGGGCCTCGCGGGGAGCCGTGGCTGGGGCTACCGCTGGGACCCATCCCGCGCGGCGAGGCTGATACTCCGGAGCCACACCACGGCCGTCTCGGCCCGCGTGCTCGCCCAGAGGCCCCGGCCCCCCTTCCGCTTCTTCTCGATAGGCAGGGTCTACCGGGTGGAGACGGTGGACCCGCACCACCTGCCCGAGTTCCACCAGGTGGACGGGATAGCTAGCGAGGATGGGGTAAGCCTCCGCTGGCTAATGGGCATGCTGGGGGAGCTGCTGGAGAGGCTAGGGCTCAGGGAGTACAGGTTCCGGCCAGCCTACTTCCCCTTCACCGAGCCCTCTCTGGAGGGCTACGTGCGCGTCGGCAGCCAATGGCTGGAGGTACTTGGAGCCGGCCTCTTCCGCCCCGAGATGCTCGCTGCCCTGGGTATTGACTACCCGGTAGCTGCCTGGGGTATGGGGATAGAGAGGCTGGCCATGGCCCTCTACGGGCTCAGCGACATAAGACAGCTCTATAGCAGCGACGCGCGCTTCCTCTCAACAATACCCTCAAGGTGGCGTCTCTATGCCGGTGCTCCGGTTTAA
- a CDS encoding metal-dependent hydrolase, producing MGYVRWLGHSAFELEIDGYRLLIDPWLTNPMSPVGVKEYKGKIDLIIVTHDHADHLGDALELLKLNPDAKFAAVYELANYVAEQLGDRSGRIIGANIGGPLKLPGISLKVMFFPATHSCGRGTPTSVVVSGREATVFHAGDTGLFAEMQFIGELYRPDIALLPIGGHFTMDVYQAAKAVELLRPRVAIPMHYNTFPVIEADPQEFAKYVAERGLETKVVVLKPGEYYRF from the coding sequence ATGGGGTATGTGCGCTGGCTTGGTCACTCGGCTTTCGAGCTCGAGATAGATGGTTACCGCCTACTTATCGATCCCTGGCTGACCAATCCTATGTCGCCAGTGGGCGTCAAGGAGTACAAGGGTAAGATTGACTTGATAATAGTTACCCACGACCATGCAGACCATCTGGGTGACGCGCTGGAGCTGCTTAAGCTAAACCCCGATGCAAAGTTCGCCGCGGTCTACGAGCTCGCTAACTACGTGGCCGAGCAGCTGGGCGATAGGAGTGGAAGGATAATTGGCGCTAATATAGGCGGGCCCCTGAAGCTGCCCGGCATCAGCCTAAAGGTTATGTTCTTCCCCGCGACGCACAGCTGCGGGCGTGGGACACCTACGAGCGTTGTAGTGTCGGGCAGGGAGGCCACGGTGTTCCACGCTGGTGATACAGGGCTGTTTGCCGAGATGCAGTTCATAGGCGAGCTCTACCGGCCGGATATAGCTCTGCTGCCAATCGGCGGGCACTTCACCATGGATGTGTATCAGGCCGCTAAGGCTGTCGAGCTGCTTAGGCCGCGTGTAGCCATACCTATGCACTATAACACGTTTCCTGTTATAGAGGCGGATCCACAGGAGTTCGCAAAGTATGTCGCGGAGAGGGGGCTGGAAACCAAGGTGGTGGTGCTGAAGCCCGGCGAGTACTACCGGTTCTAG
- a CDS encoding DUF1512 domain-containing protein, producing MPGAAAAALTGSSSDIATWIIAISILISTVLSIMAFFGAAQGLQLRIWRSQIESRLRILAGYRDKAREEARKKLEKLGSKDPDAVLNTVMDYFVIEPVSIEPTDITKRLERILRTEEERIEEVISRSLPREVDDAEKKNVATLLVIANALNMLYKYLRHILLLGVKTRNAMLVAQLWMLLPLYMRIAKAYYDAVGVVSKGVPIGDAAGPLAAYKLMRMLEVESEPREVTKDTVYSVHRYEDRRVVIVKARGPGSTVGRPGEAVEKIVSEELQGNVAAIITVDAALKLEGEETGSIAEGTGVAMGDPGPEKIRIERIAVAHGAPLYAIAIKMGLEEAITAIKKEVVDGVEKAVERVKQLILEATRPGDTVIVVGVGNTLGVAQ from the coding sequence ATGCCCGGGGCTGCCGCAGCAGCCTTGACCGGCTCTTCATCGGACATAGCCACCTGGATAATAGCAATAAGCATACTTATCTCAACGGTGCTCTCGATAATGGCGTTCTTCGGGGCCGCTCAGGGCCTGCAGCTGAGGATATGGAGGAGCCAGATAGAGTCGAGGCTAAGGATACTCGCCGGCTACCGGGACAAGGCTCGTGAAGAGGCGCGTAAGAAGCTTGAGAAGCTGGGGTCCAAGGATCCCGATGCGGTGCTGAACACTGTTATGGACTACTTTGTTATAGAGCCTGTATCCATAGAGCCCACGGATATAACCAAGAGGCTTGAGAGAATACTGCGCACGGAGGAGGAGCGGATAGAGGAGGTCATCTCCCGCAGCCTGCCACGAGAGGTTGACGATGCCGAGAAGAAGAATGTTGCAACCCTGCTAGTGATAGCTAATGCGCTAAACATGCTCTACAAGTACCTACGCCATATACTACTCCTGGGCGTGAAGACTAGAAATGCGATGCTCGTAGCGCAGCTGTGGATGCTGCTCCCCCTCTACATGAGGATAGCTAAGGCTTACTATGATGCAGTAGGTGTTGTGAGTAAGGGTGTGCCTATAGGCGATGCAGCCGGCCCGCTTGCGGCCTATAAGCTGATGAGAATGCTTGAGGTGGAATCGGAGCCGCGCGAGGTGACCAAGGACACTGTTTACAGCGTGCATAGGTATGAGGACCGGAGGGTAGTGATCGTGAAGGCCCGCGGCCCGGGGAGCACCGTGGGGAGGCCAGGGGAGGCTGTAGAGAAGATTGTGAGCGAGGAGCTTCAGGGCAACGTTGCCGCCATAATAACTGTGGATGCCGCTCTAAAGCTCGAGGGGGAGGAGACGGGCTCCATAGCTGAGGGCACTGGGGTTGCGATGGGCGATCCGGGGCCCGAGAAGATACGTATAGAGCGTATAGCTGTAGCCCATGGGGCCCCGCTCTACGCCATAGCTATAAAGATGGGTCTCGAGGAGGCTATAACGGCTATAAAGAAGGAGGTTGTGGATGGTGTCGAGAAGGCTGTAGAGCGGGTAAAGCAGCTGATACTCGAGGCTACGCGGCCCGGCGACACAGTGATAGTTGTAGGTGTTGGCAACACACTGGGTGTGGCCCAGTAG
- the map gene encoding type II methionyl aminopeptidase has translation MEEALKKYIEAGRIAKIVRDEGAKLIEAGRRLIDVCEHVERRTRELGAAPAFPCNISVNEVAAHYSPLVGDESTIPENAVVKLDVGVHVDGYIADTAVTVALDDRWNPLLEAVQEALSKALDAVKPGVRFAEIGRVIENTIRSRGFKPIVNLGGHSLARYTIHAGESIPNAYDPMTRGRFSAGKAYAIEPFGTNGSGLVYEGDIVAIYALVCTGLRRRLDNVSKKVLAAIRDRFKTLPFSERWLADVEPDIEKLRRSLRKLSRMGFLVRYPILIEKAKGIVAQFEHTIVITDDGEVIVTTS, from the coding sequence ATGGAGGAGGCCTTGAAGAAGTATATTGAAGCCGGGCGTATAGCCAAGATTGTTAGGGACGAGGGCGCTAAGCTGATAGAGGCTGGCCGCAGACTGATAGACGTCTGCGAGCATGTTGAGAGGAGGACCCGCGAGCTCGGCGCAGCCCCAGCGTTCCCCTGCAACATATCTGTGAACGAGGTAGCCGCCCACTATTCTCCGCTGGTGGGGGACGAGTCAACCATACCGGAGAACGCTGTCGTCAAGCTGGATGTGGGAGTCCACGTGGACGGCTACATAGCTGATACTGCAGTGACCGTTGCGCTTGACGACAGGTGGAACCCCCTCCTGGAGGCGGTGCAGGAGGCTCTCTCAAAGGCCCTCGATGCAGTAAAGCCCGGGGTACGCTTCGCGGAGATAGGCCGGGTCATAGAGAATACTATCAGGAGTAGGGGGTTCAAACCCATAGTTAACCTGGGGGGCCATAGTCTTGCGCGCTACACTATACACGCGGGCGAGAGCATACCCAACGCCTATGACCCTATGACGCGCGGCCGCTTCTCTGCCGGAAAGGCGTACGCCATAGAGCCTTTCGGCACCAACGGCTCCGGCCTCGTGTACGAGGGAGACATAGTGGCTATCTACGCCCTCGTGTGTACTGGGCTCCGGCGTAGACTCGATAATGTAAGTAAGAAGGTACTTGCAGCTATACGCGATAGATTCAAAACCCTGCCGTTTAGCGAGAGATGGCTAGCCGACGTCGAACCCGACATCGAGAAGCTGCGTAGGAGTCTCAGGAAGCTGTCTCGTATGGGCTTTCTCGTTAGATACCCCATACTGATAGAGAAGGCTAAGGGTATTGTGGCACAGTTCGAGCACACCATAGTGATAACCGATGACGGGGAGGTAATAGTTACGACCAGTTGA
- a CDS encoding HD domain-containing protein: protein MSLSREGLRRLDRMLAALKATPRTGWMLRGVHAAIAESIAEHMSEATVLALVLADYMSQHGVKVDPFYAAAISAVHDLSESVVGDIVKLTVDAIGKERKEKLELKVASELLGNDSVVYKLMMEYVEQKSLEAHVAKLAETLSTLLQSLRYMSQGFTDVAEIACSSAKSIEKLIHEYGEMAVLEPLIRDVVKSGKEACSIAETM, encoded by the coding sequence ATGTCCCTGAGCCGCGAGGGGCTCCGCAGGCTCGACCGCATGCTGGCAGCCCTTAAGGCAACACCACGTACCGGCTGGATGCTCAGGGGCGTGCACGCTGCCATAGCCGAGAGCATTGCAGAACACATGTCCGAGGCGACAGTGCTAGCGCTAGTCCTAGCCGACTACATGAGCCAGCACGGGGTGAAGGTGGATCCCTTCTACGCGGCAGCTATATCGGCCGTACATGACCTCTCAGAGTCCGTTGTGGGCGATATAGTGAAGCTGACCGTCGACGCCATAGGAAAGGAGAGGAAGGAGAAGCTTGAGCTGAAAGTAGCCAGCGAGCTGCTCGGCAACGATAGTGTAGTATACAAGCTGATGATGGAGTATGTGGAGCAGAAGAGCTTAGAGGCACACGTAGCCAAGCTAGCTGAAACCCTATCAACGCTCCTGCAGAGCCTGAGATATATGAGCCAGGGCTTCACCGATGTCGCGGAGATAGCATGCTCATCCGCCAAGAGCATAGAGAAGCTCATACATGAATATGGTGAGATGGCTGTGCTAGAACCTCTAATACGAGACGTGGTAAAATCCGGAAAAGAGGCATGTAGCATCGCGGAGACCATGTAG